In Mustelus asterias chromosome 30, sMusAst1.hap1.1, whole genome shotgun sequence, a genomic segment contains:
- the LOC144480953 gene encoding uncharacterized protein LOC144480953, with amino-acid sequence MEGTSTVHSGENPYTCSVCGRGFSQSSDLLKHKCSQSRKKPWKCRDCGKGFKSPSGLESHWLSHTGEKPFTCFKCGKGFTRQSYLLTHQRLHTGERPFTRSVCGKGFIQSSTLLNHQRVHTEERPFKCSDCGKCYKCSGELMHHQRVHSNERPFTCSMCGKGFTQQYKLLTHQRVHTDERPFTCPDCGKHFKSSQDLMQHQPVHTDERPFRCSHCGSAFKRSSHLTVHQQIHTGERLFTCPECSKGFTQSSVLLTHQCVQTGGRPFICSECGKGFPSSSKLLMHQRVHTGERPFTCAECGKGFAYFSVLMRHQQAHKQ; translated from the coding sequence atggaaggaacaagcaccgttcacagtggggaAAATccatacacgtgttctgtgtgtggacgaggcttcagccaatcatctgacctgttgAAACACAAATGCAGTCAATCCAggaagaaaccgtggaaatgcagggattgtgggaagggattcaaatcccCGTCTGGCCTGGAAAGTCATTGgctcagtcacactggggagaaaccgttcacctgcttcaaatgtgggaagggattcactcgtcaATCCTACCTTCTGACacatcagcgacttcacactggggaaaggccgttcacccgttctgtgtgtgggaagggattcattcagtcatctaccctgttgaatcaccagcgagttcacactgaggagagaccatttaaatgctcagactgtgggaagtgttacaaatgttctggggaactgatgcaccatcaacgtgttcacagcaatgagaggccattcacctgttccatgtgtgggaaaggatttactcagcaatacaaactgctgacacaccagcgagttcacactgatgagagaccttttacatGTCCAGACTGTGGAAAACACTTTAAAAGTTCCCAGGACTTGATGCAGCATCAacctgttcacactgatgagagaccgttcagatgctctcactgtgggtcTGCATTCAAGCGATCATCTCATCTGACTgtgcaccagcaaattcacactggggagaggctgttcacctgccctgagtgtagcaaagggtttactcagtcatccgtccttctgacacaccagtgtGTTCAAACTGGggggagaccattcatctgctctgagtgtgggaagggattcccttcctcatccaaacttctgatgcaccagcgagtgcacactggggagaggccattcacatgtgctgaatgtgggaagggatttgcttatTTTTCTGTATTGATGAGACACCAACAAGCTCACAAACAATGA